In Spinacia oleracea cultivar Varoflay chromosome 5, BTI_SOV_V1, whole genome shotgun sequence, a single window of DNA contains:
- the LOC110783644 gene encoding uncharacterized protein — translation MKNTIRCCISCILPCGALDVIRIVHSNGRVEEISGTVRAEEVMKAHPKHILKKPTSRPSSEVEPLDSHPRGGPAIMVVPPDAQLQRGKIYFLIPIHDQSTKKKTSASTTKKSSSSISCSSSPSEGPGSSTTARRKRRDSNKSRSHSISVAVGNLGLNTTDDDKYLSDILSEKVLSSHREKRRGRVAVWRPHLESINETLSEAASSDQ, via the coding sequence ATGAAGAACACCATTAGGTGTTGCATATCTTGTATCCTCCCGTGCGGAGCCTTAGACGTGATCCGAATCGTACACTCGAACGGCCGTGTCGAGGAGATCTCCGGCACCGTACGTGCCGAAGAAGTAATGAAGGCTCACCCTAAGCACATCCTTAAGAAACCAACTTCTCGACCGAGTTCCGAAGTCGAGCCGCTGGACTCCCACCCTCGTGGTGGGCCCGCCATCATGGTGGTCCCGCCCGACGCGCAACTCCAGCGTGGGAAGATCTATTTCCTTATTCCAATTCATGATCAGTCTACTAAGAAAAAAACATCTGCATCAACAACGAAAAAATCGTCATCGTCAATATCGTGTTCGTCCTCGCCGTCTGAAGGACCGGGTTCCTCCACGACGGCGAGGCGGAAAAGGAGAGATAGCAACAAAAGCAGGAGTCATTCGATATCTGTAGCCGTGGGTAATCTGGGGTTAAATACCACCGATGATGATAAGTATCTGAGTGATATATTGAGTGAAAAGGTACTATCAAGTCATAGGGAGAAAAGAAGAGGACGTGTTGCTGTTTGGAGGCCTCATTTAGAGAGCATTAATGAAACTCTTAGTGAAGCTGCTTCAAGTGATCAATAA